A window of Phacochoerus africanus isolate WHEZ1 chromosome 11, ROS_Pafr_v1, whole genome shotgun sequence genomic DNA:
CTAGGGAACTCTGTGGGGACTCTTTCATAGGaacactaattccattcatgacaGCTCTAGCTTCATGTCCTAAGTATCTCCCTAAGGCCCCGCCTCTTAATACCACCACACTGGGCACcaggatttcaatatatgaatttggtaAAACACAAACATCCAGACCATAGCAATATCTTAACCCCTTttaacctcagtttctccatctataaaatggaagtatTATAGTACAGTCCCCGTAGCGTTGTTGTAAGAATTAAGCAAAATATGGTATAATGCATGCAAATATCTTAACACATTGCCTGGCACACTCAATAAGTTTACTGTTATATTACTCCTCTCCTCAAAATCCTATGAATAACTCCATATTGACTACTGAGTAAAATGCACGGCCCTCTGAGGCCTATCTAGCCACACACATCTTCCCAGTTTTATCTCTCCCAACATTCATCCAGAGTCTATCCATAATTGGcttcctgttccctctgcccataGATGTCGACAGGGCTCCCTTCTTTACTTCCTCAGGTCTCTGCTTGAACATCACCTTATCAAAGAGGTGTCTCCTGACTGCCCTCCAAAAAGTAACATacactcactcattcacttacTAGCAACTTCATAATTTCCTTGCCActctatttttctccatagcactccACAGATGCGTCAATTtagatagattttattttctgtgtctccCCACTAGAAAGTAAACTCCACAGAGATTGCTTTGTGGGTGTTGTGTACACATGCTGAGCTCCTAGAACAGTACTTAGCACATAagaggttctcaataaatatttattgtataaatGTTTACACAGAATTTCTTTGCTTATTATGTTTCATCAACCTAAGATGCCCTTTCTGCACTGCCACCCACAAAAATTCTATTCATTCTTCAACGCTTACTTAAATGCACTTCTGTGAAACTCCTAATTCCCCCAAGCAGAACTCATTGTTCTATCTGCTGCAACATGATTATAATTCGGTTTAGCTTGGGTTTAGTCtgtcttgtaattttttattatcttgCTTTTCTACCTCTAGCCTGTAAACTCCTTAAAGTCAGAGTCTGTCTCACCTTATTGTATACCATGCTACCTCACCTTCTCTTTTTCACATACCATGCCAATTCCCCACCCCTACCCGATACCTGATAGTTCCGCATTGCTACCAAAAATACATAGGTCAAAAGAGGAGACACTCAGTATTTGCTTAACTATTTGAAGGGAATGACATTCtagaatgaaagaaacagaagcaggTGCTAGTTTGTATGAAATGGTATAACTATAGCTATTTTTTAAGCAGATATGAATGTGCCATACTTTAAAAGGGTTGGAAGGAATATATGTAAATTGTTTCCATGAAATTCTATTCATATAGTTATAATTTAAATGTAGTATCTAGCAAAATATTACGAAAGTCTTTGTTTATCAGAAAACTGAAGAGGTTTCAAACCATTCTggtaaaaaagcaagaaaaagtctCCCTAAGAAACCAAGGTGATTGGCTAAGTGGCACCTTTTAGGTTCCAATGTGGTTCTTTATGATGTCACTGAGCTTATCCCTGAATCACTATGACTGATGATGTTACCATGGTCATCAGTATATATTTTCCTGACTAGGAAAATTACCTCAAGTGCTTTCTGGAGCACCACATTAACTAATACTCAGGGTGTTTTTGCTCTGTCTCTAACCAATTTTttgactataattttttttttcccgattaagaaagaaaaatgtccacTCAAGGACTATCCCTGATTTTTTCTCTGTTGGTTATCTGCTTCTTCAGGGGGAGCTTCTGCATTTGTGATGGCACTACCTGGACAAAGGTTGGATGGGAGATTTTTTCCAGAAGAAATGCATTATCTGAAAGTTAAGCCTCCTCCATCCCACTGTTTACCTTACCCTCTGGACAAACTATGCTGCAGTTTTGCTAATACGGACATATTTCAGGGTTGTTTACATCTTACTTATATTTTAGCACAAGCTCTACTTTtaatcttgtttgttttgtctgcaCATTACCTGTGGATGAAAtggaagaaacacaaaaaaaaggtaaattagtgatgcaaatagtgatagttatAGAATGTCAAAGAGTTTAAAAGATAAGATATAAGATTATGAGCTTCTCTGAGAGAataaacactgttttttttttcccctgctctttggcatatggagttcccaggccagggatcagatccaagccacagatgtaaccaatgctgcagctggcagcaatgccagatccttactcgctgtacctggctggggatcgaacctatgtcccagcgTTCCGGAGATGTTTGCTGAACCCATTGCACAACAGCAGGGgtgcctttttctcttttgtaaccTTCCCCACTCCCACCATTCACCACCAGCATCTAGCACAGTATCTTGCACATACTAGGTGCTCAACAATGTGTATGAATTAAAAGGTCCATAAGATAATCTATTATTTTAGATAGATTATTTCAAGTTACAAAACACAGCAATAAAGTAGTGAGCTACAATGAGTAGAATGTGTAGGAAATGACATTATCTGTCTGGGCCCTTAGGTAAATCACTGTATCTTTCTCAGCTGCCTGATCCATAAAAAGAAGGATATGGAACAACAGATCTTGTTAGATCCCTTCCTGATCTATCTAAGAAAGCTAAGTCTACAAAAGTTGGCATGTACTTTTTTAATGGACTGTAAACTCATTTCTAACTTTAGGATAACTTTCTGGAAACAGCACTCAAACTAATTTCCCACTTTGCTAATGACACCGTATTTTGAGGCAATCTTAAAAGCTCATTGATCTTCACAACAGTCAGATGTTTATGACTATGATTTCATCACATACACCTTAAGGTTGTTTagtaaagaaaaatactttactaatatttaaataatttctcctAGCAGAATGTTTCTAATCATAAAAAGTGTgtattaaatatttgctgatgaTATAGATCACTATAATCTTATACAGGGGCATATACAAAAGAGCATTTTCTTCTGCATTTAAACCTTTCTCCTACAGTAAACTTTTGCTTTGTCTAAATAAGTCATTTAactaatcaattaattaattcatgGTGTTTAGAGCTGAAGTGCGTTCAttccagaaaaacaaatttgTAATTTGAACCACAGtcagagaaaaatctttaatattatttgcttttctccttgtAGCTGAAGAAACAAGCCTCCTTAGACACATCTGGTAATGATATAGAAAACCAGTCCGTTTACGACATTGACCAAATACTCTTCAAACTGGTGGCCACAACATCAATGATGACCAAGTACCTGAATCAGGTGTCCCACCACCCTCCAGCTAAGAAAGGTCAAGCACCGAAAActaaagaggaagaagagtgaAGGAGGAGAAGGACTCAGGAGATACTAGAAAGATCCATGTGCAAATATAGCTCAGTCCAATATGGACACTGCACAAGAAATTTATTGAAAGAACTTGTAAGGATAAAAATGGTTCTTTGGGAACCCTTTGTAATTTTTTGCCACATTCTTTACTGAAACTTTCCAAGGAAGCCTGAGTGTGAAAAGCTACTCTTCAGCTAAAACAGCATCCATACTTACTAAAAGTACTGGGGAAAAGACTGTATACTCTCACTTCTTCATGTTTaggtgttttgttctttttaatgtgttaaatGACTAATCATTAGGCAATCTGTAGAATAGAATCTTGATTTAATGTTTCAATAAATCTCTGATTTAAATACTGTTTGTGATTTTTCTGTCAGCTGAGCAAATTTTATGGCCACGAGGAGACTTTTAATTTTCCATCTCAGATTGTTAAAAATAGTATGGAAATATGAAGgaatagattaatttttaaagtatagatgTTTCTATTTCAGTAGAATAAGTGAAGAATTAAATATTAACActttttaatttcaacttttgTTGATAGATGCCTCAGTTTTTATTCCACACTTTATGGATCTGCCACctcaattttttcaaaaaaaattccctatttccaaacaaaaactgagagactGGTCTGAGACTAGGACAGATTTTATTCACATGTTGAAAAATCCTAGAAAAATATGCCAAAATCTATAACATATCTCCCATCAATATAAGgggtaaaacttaaaaaaaaaaatcatttgcacaGTAATAGTGCTATGGTCTTCACaagtaacagaaagaaagaagcctGCCTTGGGTTACTGTAAATTACTAAAAGCTGTTTTATGGTTCCACTTTCTAGACCCTCCTTGCTTCCACTCTTCCATAGCACAGCCCTGCTCCCACATTTCCATGAATACTTGTTCCATCCCTTTACGGTTCTTAACTGTCAACTAATCCCTTCTAAGAGAACACtgataatatatttcttttaatggaGGACACTTGAGTacttaaaaagtctacaaacttcAAAAACCCAAAGACATTTCTCTCTTATAGTGGAATCTTCAGTAGTATAGACAAATCTCTGGGGTAGGGAGTCCTCAATCTTGTAACCTCTCCAGATGACTCCCACTCCAGATGTTCTTGTTTACTAGAACAAGAAATGGAAGTGGTTTGTACTCTTAAGTCTGAATTaaacaaatgtaatattttatgttaaGTAGTTTGTATTTCCGACATTCTACAGCTACATTACCATGAAGCTCCAATTCTGACCAATTCCATTATTGACCTGGAAACGGAACAATTATAGTACTATAGTCTTCTTTTACCTTCATTGATAGGAAATAGTAGGTATAATTCCCCCAAGATTGTAAGGATGCAAACTAGGATGTGACGGCGATCTGGCTGCGACATGTCACCCCACTGATTTCCAGGGTTGATTCGGCTGATGTGGCTGGCTAGGCAggtgtccccttcctccctcactgcTCCATGTGCGCCCCTCCCGAAGCTGCAGGCTGGGTCGAAGAGGACAACCATCCCCGATAGAGGAGGACTGTTCTTTGGTCAAGGGTATGCGAGTAGCTGTGCTCCCCTACTAGAACCTCCAAACAAGCACTCAAGGATGCAAACTAAACAGGTGGACATTAGGgagaaggaaacaaatgaaacTCAATACCCACTAAGTCCCAAACTTTAAGTTACAGAAAAATTTGTTCCTGGATTGTGTTTTTTTAAGTACCATGGGTCATTcttcaaaaaatgaattttaagggagttcccattgtggctcagtggaaatgaatctgactagtattcatgaggacaaagatttgatctggccttgcccagtgggttaaggatccagcattgctgtgagccgtgggtgtaggtcgcggatatggctcagatctggcattgctgtggctatggtgtaggcaggcagctgtagctccaattcgacccctggcctgggaacttacatatgccatgggtatggccctaaaaagcaaaaaaataaataaataaaaaaataaaagattaaaaaatgaattttaggagtttccgttgtggcttagtggttaacgaatctgactaggaaccatgaggttgcaggttcgatccctggccttgctcagtgggttaaggatccggcgttgccgtgagctgtggtgtaggttgcagacgcagctcagatcccacattgctgtggctctggtgtaggccggcagctgcagctcggattagaaccctagcctgggaacctccatgtgccatgggagaggccctagaaaaggcaaaaaaaaaaaaagaattttaaattatataatgtgGGTTTCGCTTACAATATCTATTCATGGGGATCAATTAAATTCTTTGctatcttcattttgcttgtataACTAATAAAATTGAAGGTATTGACAGAAATATTGACTCAGAAAACATTTAGTACAAGAGGACAATCATGTATAAGATAATCTACAAagtataacatttttttcttctcaaatat
This region includes:
- the TEX50 gene encoding LOW QUALITY PROTEIN: testis-expressed protein 50 (The sequence of the model RefSeq protein was modified relative to this genomic sequence to represent the inferred CDS: deleted 2 bases in 2 codons), translating into MSTQGLSLIFSLLVICFFRGSFCICDGTTWTKVGWEIFPEEMHYLKVKPPPSHCLPYPLDKLCCSFANTDIFQGCLHLTYILAQALLLILFVLSAHYLWMKWKKHKKKLKKQASLDTSGNDIENQSVYDIDQILFKLVATTSMMTKYLNQVSHHPPAKKVKHRKLKRKKSEGGEGLRRY